In one Acidimicrobiia bacterium genomic region, the following are encoded:
- the hutU gene encoding urocanate hydratase produces the protein MTGPRLVTAPRGSQKSCKGWLQEAALRCLMNNLDPEVAERPEDLVVYGGRGKAARSWEAFDAIVHHLRDLEDDETLLVQSGKPVGRFSTHEMAPRVLIANSLLVPDWADWEHFWELEAAGLMMYGQMTAGSWIYIGTQGILQGTFQTFAAIAEKRAGNTLRGTITLTGGLGGMGGAQPLAVTMNDGVALCVEVDPDRIRRRLETRYLDEVAESLDEALAVAEAAKREGRPLSVAVEANAADVFPELLARGADIDIVTDQTSAHDPLNGYVPRGMTLQAAEELRRSDPAGYIKAARESMAVHCEAIVGFQRAGAEVFDYGNNLRGEAKLGGFDDAFAYQGFVPAYIRDLFCEGLGPFRWVALSGDPADIAATDDAVARLFPDNRPLNRWLELAAQRVSFQGLPARICWLGYGERHQAGLAFNDLVASGKVAAPIVIGRDHLDSGSVASPYRETEAMADGSDAVADWPILNALLNTASGAAWVAVHHGGGVGMGKSIHAGAQVVADGTAQAALRLERVLTNDPGTGVIRHVDAGYARARRTADERGVTIPMDQV, from the coding sequence GTGACCGGTCCCAGGCTCGTCACGGCGCCTCGCGGCTCCCAGAAGTCCTGCAAGGGTTGGCTGCAGGAAGCAGCGCTGCGCTGTCTCATGAACAACCTCGACCCCGAGGTGGCCGAACGTCCTGAGGACCTCGTCGTGTACGGCGGTCGCGGCAAAGCGGCTCGCAGCTGGGAAGCGTTCGACGCCATCGTCCACCACTTGCGCGATCTCGAGGACGACGAGACGCTCCTCGTCCAGTCCGGGAAGCCCGTTGGGCGCTTCTCGACACACGAGATGGCGCCCCGGGTCCTGATCGCCAACAGCCTCCTCGTTCCAGACTGGGCGGACTGGGAGCACTTCTGGGAGCTGGAAGCGGCAGGGCTCATGATGTACGGCCAGATGACCGCCGGCTCCTGGATCTACATCGGGACGCAGGGCATCCTCCAGGGCACGTTTCAGACGTTCGCCGCCATCGCCGAGAAACGAGCCGGCAACACCCTGCGGGGCACCATCACGCTCACGGGCGGTCTCGGCGGCATGGGCGGCGCCCAGCCGCTTGCGGTCACCATGAACGACGGGGTCGCCCTCTGCGTCGAGGTCGACCCCGACCGGATCCGCCGCCGTCTCGAGACTCGTTACCTCGACGAGGTCGCCGAGTCACTCGACGAAGCGCTCGCCGTTGCGGAGGCCGCCAAGCGGGAGGGACGTCCGTTGTCGGTCGCCGTCGAGGCGAACGCGGCCGACGTGTTCCCTGAGCTGCTCGCTCGCGGCGCCGACATCGACATCGTCACCGATCAGACGTCTGCGCACGACCCTCTCAACGGATACGTCCCGAGGGGGATGACCTTGCAGGCAGCGGAGGAGTTGCGACGGTCGGACCCTGCCGGCTACATCAAGGCGGCGAGAGAGTCGATGGCGGTCCACTGCGAGGCCATCGTCGGCTTTCAGCGAGCCGGTGCCGAAGTGTTCGACTACGGGAACAACCTCAGAGGCGAGGCGAAGCTCGGAGGGTTCGACGACGCCTTCGCCTATCAGGGGTTCGTGCCCGCATACATACGAGATCTCTTCTGCGAGGGCCTCGGTCCCTTCCGCTGGGTCGCCCTGTCCGGCGATCCGGCGGACATCGCAGCCACGGACGACGCGGTTGCTCGCCTCTTCCCGGACAACCGCCCGTTGAACCGGTGGCTCGAGCTGGCAGCCCAGCGGGTCAGCTTCCAGGGGCTCCCCGCCAGGATCTGCTGGCTCGGGTACGGAGAGCGTCATCAGGCGGGCCTCGCCTTCAACGACCTCGTCGCTTCCGGGAAGGTCGCGGCGCCCATCGTCATTGGGCGTGACCACCTCGACTCCGGGTCCGTTGCCTCGCCATATCGGGAGACCGAGGCGATGGCGGACGGGTCGGACGCCGTCGCCGACTGGCCGATCCTCAACGCCCTGCTGAACACTGCATCCGGGGCGGCGTGGGTCGCGGTGCACCACGGTGGGGGCGTCGGCATGGGCAAGTCGATCCACGCCGGCGCCCAAGTGGTTGCCGACGGGACTGCGCAGGCGGCGCTCCGCCTGGAGCGGGTCCTCACCAACGATCCCGGGACGGGGGTCATCCGCCACGTGGATGCCGGCTACGCACGGGCCCGGCGGACGGCGGACGAGCGGGGCGTCACGATCCCGATGGATCAGGTGTGA
- the hutH gene encoding histidine ammonia-lyase — protein sequence MREVIIDGGSLDIEDVVAVAGRAATVTLAEGVAARMAPARELVERLAREERIVYGVTTGFGALASTRIAPDEIEELQVSLVRSHAAGVGERLPPDLVRAMMLLRARTLSQGHSGVRPVIVERIVELLRRDLLPSVPAQGSVGASGDLAPFAHLALPIIGEGEMTDGGEPEPSALVLARHGLEPLTLASKEGLSLLNGTEGMLAMGVLGTARARRIADAADLACALSIEALFGSARPFDARIHALRPHPGQAATASLIGALLEGSEIGASHADDFDHAVQDAYSLRCAPQVHGAVRDTIGFAAETFTRELGAVVDNPIVFPDDGDVVSAGNFHGQPLAFALDYMAIAVTELGSISERRTDRLLDPERSAGLTPFLATRPGVNSGLMLSQYTAAALVAENRVLSHPASVESIPTSGSQEDHVSMGWGAGRKLSQVLANTERVIAVELMCAAAGVEQRAPLRPAHLTGRALEIVRSRVPRLDGDRPIGADIDAVAAILREGRFDDLVAEARSSGP from the coding sequence GTGCGTGAGGTGATCATCGACGGCGGCTCGCTCGACATCGAGGACGTCGTGGCCGTCGCAGGGAGAGCCGCAACGGTCACGCTCGCCGAGGGCGTTGCTGCTCGGATGGCGCCGGCGCGTGAGCTCGTCGAGCGTCTCGCCAGAGAAGAGCGGATCGTCTACGGCGTCACGACCGGCTTCGGTGCACTCGCTTCGACTCGCATCGCCCCGGACGAGATAGAGGAGCTGCAGGTTTCGCTCGTCCGATCGCACGCCGCCGGCGTCGGCGAGCGACTCCCTCCGGACCTCGTGCGAGCCATGATGCTGTTGCGGGCTCGCACGCTGTCGCAAGGGCACTCCGGCGTTCGCCCCGTCATCGTCGAGCGGATCGTCGAGCTGCTGCGCCGTGATCTCCTCCCTTCCGTGCCCGCCCAGGGATCCGTAGGTGCGTCGGGCGATCTGGCTCCTTTCGCCCATCTGGCCCTCCCGATCATCGGGGAGGGCGAGATGACCGACGGCGGCGAGCCCGAGCCCTCAGCACTCGTGCTCGCCCGGCACGGGCTGGAGCCGCTGACGCTGGCCTCCAAGGAGGGGTTGAGCCTCCTCAACGGGACCGAGGGGATGCTGGCAATGGGCGTGCTCGGGACGGCCAGGGCTCGGCGGATCGCAGATGCGGCCGACCTCGCCTGCGCGTTGTCGATCGAGGCTCTCTTCGGCTCAGCTCGCCCGTTCGACGCCAGGATCCACGCCCTCCGCCCGCACCCCGGCCAAGCCGCCACGGCGTCCCTCATCGGAGCGCTGCTCGAGGGATCCGAGATCGGCGCCAGCCATGCGGACGACTTCGACCATGCGGTGCAGGACGCCTACTCGCTGCGTTGCGCGCCTCAAGTGCACGGCGCCGTCAGGGACACGATCGGCTTCGCTGCGGAAACCTTCACGAGAGAGCTCGGCGCCGTCGTCGACAATCCGATCGTGTTTCCCGATGACGGCGACGTCGTGTCGGCAGGAAACTTCCACGGACAGCCGCTGGCGTTCGCCCTCGACTACATGGCCATCGCGGTCACCGAGCTCGGGTCGATATCGGAGAGGCGGACCGACCGGCTGCTCGATCCGGAGCGGTCGGCCGGGCTCACGCCGTTCCTGGCGACCCGTCCTGGTGTCAACTCCGGGCTGATGTTGTCCCAATACACCGCGGCGGCACTCGTCGCCGAGAATCGCGTGTTGTCCCATCCGGCGTCCGTCGAGTCGATCCCGACGTCGGGATCACAGGAAGACCACGTCTCCATGGGGTGGGGCGCAGGCCGCAAGCTCTCGCAGGTGCTGGCCAACACCGAACGCGTGATCGCCGTCGAGCTCATGTGCGCCGCGGCAGGTGTCGAACAGCGCGCACCCCTTCGCCCGGCCCACCTCACGGGTCGCGCCCTCGAGATCGTGCGCTCCCGGGTCCCCCGACTGGACGGCGATCGCCCGATCGGAGCCGACATCGATGCCGTCGCCGCCATCCTGAGGGAGGGGCGATTCGACGACCTCGTCGCCGAGGCGAGGTCGTCGGGGCCGTGA
- a CDS encoding FABP family protein — protein MNDLHEGLAHLAFLVGTWRGSGVGVYPTIETFEYREEVVIGHIGKPFLTYAQRTTRAGSHPEAGVRLHSETGYIRPAGATGVELVVAQPTGIVEIHEGRLSGTTLEIEPRLVATTATAVAVSRVERRVVVSDDEMRYELWMEAVGQPHQIHLEATLTRRDS, from the coding sequence ATGAACGATCTGCACGAGGGGCTGGCGCACCTGGCTTTCCTCGTCGGCACGTGGCGCGGGTCCGGTGTCGGGGTGTACCCGACGATCGAGACGTTCGAGTACCGAGAGGAGGTCGTCATCGGCCACATCGGCAAGCCGTTCCTCACGTACGCGCAACGCACCACCCGGGCCGGCTCCCACCCCGAGGCAGGCGTCCGACTCCACTCCGAGACGGGGTACATCCGTCCCGCCGGCGCCACCGGGGTCGAGTTGGTCGTCGCTCAACCGACGGGCATCGTCGAGATCCACGAAGGGCGGCTGTCCGGGACGACGCTCGAGATCGAGCCGCGGCTCGTGGCGACCACGGCGACGGCCGTGGCCGTCTCACGCGTCGAACGGCGAGTGGTCGTCTCGGACGACGAGATGCGCTACGAGCTGTGGATGGAGGCCGTCGGCCAACCGCACCAGATCCACCTGGAAGCGACGCTCACCAGACGGGATTCCTGA